The genomic DNA ACCTGCGCGTGCTCTCTCCCTGCCAAGGGCCAGACCATGTGGTGCGGGCGTGTAGTCTCGGTCAGCCGCCAGACACAGAAGCTCGCTTCGCGTGATGCTGGATTGTGGAGAATGCCGTCCTCCTCCAACAGAGCGTCGTGCAGAAGTGCGCCAATCTGCCTCAGGGCGTCCGCACTCCGAGCGATCAGGACGCATTCGTCGGGCGTACCGTTCCGCGACTCCATATCTGCACCGCTTTCATCTAGAAGGGCCACCAAGAGGGTACACGGAGGCGCCAGGACCACGGGCGTTTCCTGTTCAGCGTCCTGATGATGATCTGCCAATGCGGATAGTCGTGTGGCCCGCGGTGCGGGGCGTGGCGCTGGAAGTCGGCGATCCAAGGGCTGATATTGATGCCGCGTGTCGTTTTGAGCCAGGCCGCCAGTTCGCCGAACGCCCACTCGCCACCCACCAGCCAAGTGAGATACGCCGCGATCTCCGCAGGAATGGCCCCGGCCCGCATCGCCGGATCGCACCGATCGTACACCCCGGCATCAGCTGACGGATCCCAGAACGGGATCAGTAAGTCGCCGAACTGGAGGAATCCTTGC from Armatimonadia bacterium includes the following:
- a CDS encoding RHS repeat-associated core domain-containing protein → NTLHSSGTTPTPYQYVGAYGYFTEPLPNLMLLWHRWYDAGTGRFGSRDPIARQGVGAYRYVWDAPTGLVDAGGLALTAPDRVSPAPWLDTTWPGRLLQGDTWYAGWQGFLQFGDLLIPFWDPSADAGVYDRCDPAMRAGAIPAEIAAYLTWLVGGEWAFGELAAWLKTTRGINISPWIADFQRHAPHRGPHDYPHWQIIIRTLNRKRPWSWRLRVPSWWPF